One part of the Anaeromyxobacter sp. Fw109-5 genome encodes these proteins:
- a CDS encoding M3 family oligoendopeptidase: protein MRTLVALLCLAFAVSTSAAPARTGPSKPAPASKPSAADPEALRWDLSPLYPSDAAWTEHKSALAKRVAEFRERHEGKLASSGKALADALVQLAELRMQHERLFAYAMMRSDGDLKAARPRELRQEAERLGVELEAATSFVRPEVLAVEGARVQAFQKEEPRLAAFDFFLADLLRWKPHTLTAREERIVAQAGELAGAAPAVHGVLTNADIPWPTVRLSTGEQIRLDPAGYQRARTAASPADREKVFRAFFGAVKTYERTLGAALDAQVKAHRFEKDVRGFRSSLESSLFGANLPPAVYHQLLADVNRSLPTLHRYLALRQRMLGLKALRYEDLYAPLVKDVDQRYTPAEGVALTLEAVAPLGAPYVDALRAALDDRWTDFLPRPGKRSGAYSMGVYAVHPYQLLNYNGQWEDVSTLAHEAGHTMHSALAAKAQPFAKYDYPTFVAEVASTLNENLLLHRVLDRTKDDATRLFLLGRHLETLRTTLFRQTMFAEFELAAHERAEKGQALSGEALSALYLDLVRKYYGHDQGICRVDAAYGVEWASVPHFFHYDFYVFQYATSLVASTSLAKTLREEATAGGTAARDRYLAMLAAGGSRYAIDLLKDAGVDMTTSAPFTAAMEEMNRVMDDMEALLARGGRTRAAR from the coding sequence ATGCGCACCCTCGTCGCCCTCCTCTGCCTCGCCTTCGCCGTCTCCACCTCGGCAGCCCCTGCTCGAACGGGCCCGTCGAAGCCCGCGCCGGCCTCGAAGCCGTCCGCGGCCGATCCGGAGGCGCTCCGCTGGGACCTCTCCCCGCTCTACCCGTCCGACGCCGCCTGGACCGAGCACAAGTCCGCGCTCGCGAAGCGCGTGGCGGAGTTCCGCGAGAGGCACGAGGGCAAGCTGGCGTCCTCCGGGAAGGCGCTGGCGGACGCGCTCGTCCAGCTCGCTGAGCTCCGCATGCAGCACGAGCGGCTGTTCGCCTACGCCATGATGCGGAGCGACGGCGACCTCAAGGCCGCGCGCCCCCGCGAGCTGCGGCAGGAGGCGGAGCGGCTCGGCGTCGAGCTGGAGGCGGCGACGTCGTTCGTCCGCCCGGAGGTCCTCGCCGTCGAGGGGGCGCGCGTGCAGGCCTTCCAGAAGGAGGAGCCGCGCCTCGCGGCCTTCGACTTCTTCCTCGCCGACCTCCTCCGCTGGAAGCCGCACACCCTCACGGCGCGGGAGGAGCGGATCGTCGCCCAGGCGGGAGAGCTCGCCGGCGCGGCGCCGGCGGTGCACGGGGTCCTCACGAACGCCGACATCCCGTGGCCCACGGTGAGGCTCTCGACCGGGGAGCAGATCCGCCTCGACCCCGCCGGCTACCAGCGGGCACGCACCGCCGCGTCGCCGGCCGACCGCGAGAAGGTGTTCCGCGCGTTCTTCGGCGCGGTGAAGACCTACGAGCGGACCCTCGGCGCGGCGCTCGACGCGCAGGTGAAGGCCCACCGCTTCGAGAAGGACGTGCGCGGGTTCCGGTCCTCGCTCGAGTCCTCGCTCTTCGGCGCCAACCTGCCGCCGGCCGTGTACCACCAGCTCCTCGCCGACGTGAACCGGAGCCTGCCCACGCTCCACCGCTACCTCGCCCTGCGCCAGCGGATGCTCGGCCTGAAGGCGCTGCGCTACGAGGACCTGTACGCGCCGCTCGTGAAGGACGTGGACCAGCGCTACACGCCCGCCGAGGGCGTCGCGCTCACGCTGGAGGCGGTCGCGCCGCTGGGTGCGCCCTACGTCGACGCCCTGCGGGCCGCGCTCGACGACCGCTGGACCGACTTCCTGCCGCGCCCCGGGAAGCGCTCCGGGGCGTACTCGATGGGCGTCTACGCGGTCCACCCCTACCAGCTGCTCAACTACAACGGCCAGTGGGAGGACGTCTCGACCCTCGCCCACGAGGCCGGCCACACCATGCACTCGGCCCTGGCGGCGAAGGCGCAGCCGTTCGCGAAGTACGACTACCCGACCTTCGTGGCGGAGGTCGCCTCCACGCTGAACGAGAACCTGCTCCTCCACCGCGTCCTCGATCGGACGAAGGACGACGCGACGCGGCTGTTCCTCCTCGGCCGCCACCTGGAGACGCTCCGCACCACCCTCTTCCGCCAGACGATGTTCGCGGAGTTCGAGCTCGCCGCGCACGAGCGGGCCGAGAAGGGGCAGGCGCTCTCCGGGGAGGCGCTCTCGGCGCTCTACCTCGACCTCGTCCGCAAGTACTACGGCCACGACCAGGGGATCTGCCGGGTGGACGCGGCGTACGGGGTGGAGTGGGCCTCGGTGCCGCACTTCTTCCACTACGACTTCTACGTGTTCCAGTACGCGACCAGCCTCGTCGCGTCGACGTCGCTCGCGAAGACCCTCCGCGAGGAGGCCACGGCGGGCGGCACCGCCGCGCGCGACCGCTACCTGGCGATGCTCGCCGCGGGCGGCTCGCGCTACGCCATCGACCTCCTGAAGGACGCCGGCGTGGACATGACCACCTCCGCGCCGTTCACCGCGGCGATGGAGGAGATGAACCGCGTGATGGACGACATGGAGGCGCTCCTCGCGCGGGGCGGACGGACCCGTGCGGCACGGTGA
- a CDS encoding carbonic anhydrase, with protein MALLDEILEANRRAESDVQPDPGSYVAARHLCIVTCVDPRLTHFFGSKLGVERGHAVVVRVPGAHLPKGSEMLRALAAAIYVNDCQEVLVLPHTDCGVARVTEGELKRVMKARGVLGEDIPEDAAAFFGLVKDAREAALESVEAIRSAPFLPRLPVHCAMMDIRSGALSLVERGYEAVYR; from the coding sequence ATGGCCCTCCTCGACGAGATCCTCGAAGCCAACCGCCGCGCCGAGAGCGACGTGCAGCCCGACCCGGGCTCGTACGTGGCCGCCCGGCACCTCTGCATCGTCACCTGCGTCGATCCGCGCCTCACGCACTTCTTCGGGAGCAAGCTCGGCGTCGAGCGCGGCCACGCGGTGGTGGTCCGGGTGCCCGGCGCGCACCTGCCGAAGGGCTCGGAGATGCTCCGCGCGCTCGCGGCCGCCATCTACGTGAACGACTGCCAGGAGGTGCTCGTCCTTCCGCACACCGACTGCGGCGTCGCCCGCGTCACCGAGGGCGAGCTGAAGCGGGTCATGAAGGCGCGCGGGGTCCTCGGCGAGGACATCCCGGAGGACGCTGCCGCGTTCTTCGGGCTCGTGAAGGACGCGCGCGAGGCCGCGCTCGAGAGCGTCGAGGCGATCCGCAGCGCGCCGTTCCTGCCCCGGCTGCCGGTTCACTGCGCGATGATGGACATCCGCAGCGGCGCGCTCTCGCTCGTCGAGCGAGGCTACGAGGCGGTGTATCGCTGA
- a CDS encoding OmpA family protein, which translates to MQTVRLALALAALVAAVGVAAEDPTARGFDPDPTRPALSLDGGFTLETAAAAPRGRIGAALLLDWTEGLLSLRLGDSREDALASRLSAHLLAAASLGRLELGLDLPVALYQRSDLSLLESRGVVGPLVAPVARTALGDVRLVAKLPLLEAARAPYGVGLAALLDLRAPTGDRSAFTGEGPMAVPGVVATRAFGRARLDAQVGYVLRERGQYAQLVVNDGLTWSLGGSWDLPPLAAARRWRAIAEVGGGWPRGNDLATDRHRAPLAARTGLRAFLSDRLAVELGAGTGLGAAGFGRESWRVFGGVRFALDGARPAGEPSGAPDRDRDGVADGLDACPEVPGPVELDGCPDSDADEIPDPQDRCPAEPGPPQRDGCPVAEEEPLVEIETERLSLKDAIQFDTGRDTLRSQSFPVLDAISGILAAHPELRRVRVEGHTDDVGTNAYNKDLSDRRARTVVRYLAGKGIVPGRLVPAGYGEERPIAPNTSALGRAKNRRVEFTIVDGADAR; encoded by the coding sequence ATGCAGACCGTCCGACTCGCCCTGGCGCTCGCCGCGCTCGTCGCCGCCGTCGGCGTCGCGGCGGAGGACCCGACCGCGCGCGGCTTCGATCCGGACCCGACGCGGCCCGCGCTCTCGCTCGACGGTGGGTTCACCCTCGAGACCGCCGCCGCCGCGCCGCGCGGCCGGATCGGCGCCGCGCTCCTCCTCGACTGGACGGAGGGGCTGCTCTCGCTGCGCCTCGGCGACTCGCGCGAGGACGCCCTCGCCTCGCGGCTCTCCGCGCACCTCCTCGCCGCGGCCTCGCTCGGGCGCCTCGAGCTCGGCCTCGACCTGCCCGTCGCGCTCTACCAGCGCTCGGACCTGTCGCTCCTCGAGAGCCGGGGCGTGGTCGGGCCGCTGGTCGCGCCGGTGGCGCGCACCGCGCTCGGCGACGTCCGCCTGGTCGCGAAGCTCCCCCTGCTCGAGGCCGCGCGCGCGCCCTACGGCGTCGGGCTCGCCGCGCTCCTCGATCTGCGCGCGCCCACGGGCGATCGCTCCGCGTTCACCGGTGAGGGGCCGATGGCGGTCCCCGGCGTCGTGGCGACGCGCGCCTTCGGGCGGGCGCGGCTCGACGCCCAGGTCGGCTACGTGCTCCGCGAGCGCGGGCAGTACGCGCAGCTGGTGGTGAACGACGGGCTGACCTGGTCGCTCGGGGGATCGTGGGACCTGCCGCCGCTCGCCGCGGCGCGCCGCTGGCGCGCCATCGCCGAGGTGGGCGGCGGATGGCCCCGCGGCAACGACCTCGCCACCGATCGCCACCGCGCGCCGCTCGCCGCCCGCACCGGCCTCCGCGCGTTCCTCTCCGACCGGCTGGCGGTCGAGCTCGGGGCCGGCACGGGGCTCGGCGCGGCCGGCTTCGGCCGCGAGTCGTGGCGCGTCTTCGGTGGCGTTCGCTTCGCCCTCGACGGCGCGCGACCCGCCGGCGAGCCGTCCGGCGCGCCGGACCGGGATCGCGACGGCGTGGCGGACGGCCTGGACGCCTGCCCCGAGGTGCCAGGCCCGGTCGAGCTCGACGGCTGCCCCGACTCGGACGCCGACGAGATCCCGGACCCGCAGGACCGCTGCCCGGCCGAACCCGGTCCTCCCCAGCGCGACGGCTGCCCGGTCGCCGAGGAGGAGCCGCTCGTCGAGATCGAGACGGAGCGGCTCTCGCTCAAGGACGCGATCCAGTTCGACACCGGCCGCGACACCCTGCGCTCGCAGTCGTTCCCGGTGCTCGACGCGATCTCCGGCATCCTCGCGGCGCACCCCGAGCTTCGCCGCGTGCGCGTCGAGGGACACACCGACGACGTCGGCACGAACGCCTACAACAAGGACCTCTCCGATCGCCGCGCCCGCACGGTCGTGCGCTACCTCGCGGGCAAGGGGATCGTCCCCGGGCGGCTCGTGCCGGCGGGCTACGGCGAGGAGCGGCCGATCGCGCCGAACACGAGCGCGCTCGGGCGCGCCAAGAACCGCCGCGTGGAGTTCACCATCGTGGACGGCGCGGACGCGCGGTGA
- the rseP gene encoding RIP metalloprotease RseP, with protein sequence MSTALAIVAAVLAVSLLIVLHEAGHYLAARAFGMRVERFSVGFGPVVAAFRRGETEFAVSALPLGGYVRIAGMSPGDDVDPADRRAYANQAAWRRFAVILAGPAMNYVTAVLVAAALLATIGLRAPDPAPRVGALVPDMPAAAAGLQPGDRILTVAGAPVDSFRALVAELQRHPGERIQLEVERGGERLSLPITPRDDGGVGRVGFAQAQQVVRRGPGAALVEGLDRTNAAAGAQLAAFGGMFSGKQRAELSGPVGIAQELVRGARQGAEPFLALVWTISIVLAILNLLPIPALDGGRLVFLAWEMITRRRVNEKVENYVHLAGFVALVALILAVTIFGDLARLFGR encoded by the coding sequence GTGAGCACCGCCCTCGCCATCGTGGCCGCGGTGCTGGCGGTCTCGCTCCTCATCGTCCTGCACGAGGCGGGGCACTACCTCGCGGCGCGCGCGTTCGGCATGCGCGTCGAGCGCTTCAGCGTGGGCTTCGGCCCCGTCGTCGCGGCGTTCCGGCGCGGCGAGACGGAGTTCGCCGTCTCGGCCCTCCCGCTCGGAGGGTACGTGCGCATCGCCGGCATGTCGCCGGGCGACGACGTGGACCCGGCGGACCGGCGCGCCTACGCGAACCAGGCCGCCTGGCGCCGCTTCGCCGTCATCCTCGCCGGCCCGGCCATGAACTACGTGACCGCCGTGCTGGTCGCGGCGGCGTTGCTCGCCACCATCGGCCTGCGCGCGCCGGATCCCGCGCCGCGCGTCGGCGCGCTCGTCCCGGACATGCCGGCCGCCGCGGCGGGGCTCCAGCCGGGCGACCGGATCCTGACCGTCGCCGGCGCGCCGGTGGACTCGTTCCGCGCGCTCGTGGCGGAGCTGCAGCGCCACCCGGGGGAGCGGATCCAGCTCGAGGTCGAGCGCGGCGGCGAGCGGCTCTCGCTGCCCATCACGCCCCGCGACGACGGCGGCGTGGGGCGCGTCGGGTTCGCGCAGGCGCAGCAGGTCGTGCGCCGCGGGCCCGGCGCGGCGCTGGTCGAGGGGCTCGACCGCACGAACGCGGCCGCGGGGGCGCAGCTGGCGGCGTTCGGCGGCATGTTCTCCGGCAAGCAGCGCGCCGAGCTCTCGGGGCCGGTCGGGATCGCCCAGGAGCTGGTGCGCGGCGCGCGCCAGGGGGCCGAGCCCTTCCTCGCCCTCGTGTGGACGATCTCCATCGTCCTCGCGATCCTGAACCTGCTGCCCATCCCGGCCCTCGACGGCGGCCGGCTGGTGTTCCTCGCGTGGGAGATGATCACGCGGCGCAGGGTGAACGAGAAGGTGGAGAACTACGTCCACCTCGCCGGCTTCGTCGCGCTCGTCGCCCTCATCCTCGCGGTGACCATCTTCGGCGACCTCGCGCGGCTCTTCGGCCGGTGA
- a CDS encoding response regulator transcription factor, translating into MKVLLADDDALIRAIVSDLLAELGHGVVAAQDGAEAVALSARERPDVLVLDLLMPRLSGLDALRAMRAAGVAAPAVLLTAITDGSVRALEGAEEVAVVLEKPVSRRALARALARASEPR; encoded by the coding sequence GTGAAGGTGCTCCTCGCCGACGACGACGCGCTCATCCGGGCGATCGTCTCCGACCTCCTCGCCGAGCTGGGCCACGGCGTGGTCGCCGCGCAGGACGGCGCGGAGGCCGTGGCGCTCTCCGCCCGCGAGCGCCCGGACGTGCTCGTGCTCGACCTGCTCATGCCGCGCCTCTCCGGCCTCGATGCCCTGCGCGCCATGCGCGCCGCGGGCGTCGCCGCGCCGGCGGTGCTGCTCACCGCCATCACCGACGGCAGCGTGCGCGCGCTGGAGGGCGCCGAGGAGGTGGCCGTGGTGCTCGAGAAGCCGGTCTCGCGGAGGGCCCTCGCGCGGGCGCTCGCGCGCGCCTCGGAGCCGCGGTGA
- a CDS encoding phosphatidylserine/phosphatidylglycerophosphate/cardiolipin synthase family protein encodes MPRVSRSPAVPAARVPGAPAPRRRPGGASLRLLAEQAFTRAAGAPLVGGNAVRLLRDAGENFPAWLEAISGARESVLFEAYIFADDRVGREFAALLAEKARAGVRVRVLQDWLGGLGEASRGFWRRLQDAGVEVRTFNPPRVDSPLGWVGRDHRKSVVVDDRVGFVTGLCVAERWAGDPARGVEPWRDTGMEVRGPAVADLARAFAQVWDEAGAPLPEEELPAPDQIPAAGEVALRVVASEPATSGLYRLDHLVAAMARRSLWITDAYFVGTAAYVQALRAAAQDAVDVRLLVPGESDLGLVKRLSVAGYRPLLEAGVRIFEWNGAMLHAKTAVADGRWARVGSSNLNLSSWLANWELDVAIDDDGFARQLEAAYEEDLARATEIVLDARRRVQPVHPLPKRPRPPPLARRRRREGSAVAAAGALRIGNAVGAALGGYRVLGRAEARLLAIAAAVLLALAVVGAAWPRVVAMPFAVLAGWLGISLVARAWRLRRQGGAGTAVERSGEAVAEARRELAGEGEPKPPRAGPGAERGARG; translated from the coding sequence GTGCCGCGCGTCTCCCGCTCGCCCGCCGTCCCCGCCGCCCGCGTCCCCGGGGCTCCGGCGCCTCGCCGCCGCCCGGGCGGTGCGTCGCTGCGGCTGCTCGCCGAGCAGGCGTTCACGCGCGCGGCGGGCGCGCCGCTCGTTGGCGGGAACGCGGTGCGGCTGCTCAGGGACGCCGGGGAGAACTTCCCCGCCTGGCTCGAGGCCATCTCCGGCGCCCGGGAGAGCGTGCTCTTCGAGGCCTACATCTTCGCGGACGATCGGGTGGGCCGGGAGTTCGCCGCGCTCCTGGCCGAGAAGGCGCGCGCGGGCGTCCGCGTGCGCGTCCTCCAGGACTGGCTCGGCGGGCTGGGCGAGGCATCTCGAGGCTTCTGGCGCCGTCTCCAGGACGCGGGCGTCGAGGTGCGCACCTTCAACCCGCCGCGCGTGGACAGCCCGCTCGGATGGGTGGGCCGGGATCACCGCAAGAGCGTGGTGGTCGACGACCGGGTCGGGTTCGTGACGGGGCTCTGCGTCGCCGAGCGCTGGGCGGGGGATCCGGCGCGCGGCGTCGAGCCGTGGCGCGACACCGGGATGGAGGTGCGCGGGCCGGCGGTGGCGGACCTCGCGCGCGCGTTCGCCCAGGTCTGGGACGAGGCGGGGGCGCCGCTCCCGGAGGAGGAGCTGCCCGCTCCGGACCAGATCCCCGCGGCGGGCGAGGTCGCGCTGCGCGTGGTGGCGAGCGAGCCGGCGACGTCGGGGCTCTATCGGCTGGACCACCTCGTGGCGGCGATGGCGCGCCGCTCGCTCTGGATCACCGACGCGTACTTCGTCGGCACCGCCGCGTACGTCCAGGCGCTCCGCGCCGCCGCGCAGGACGCCGTGGACGTGCGCCTGCTCGTGCCGGGCGAGTCGGATCTGGGCCTCGTGAAGCGGCTGTCGGTCGCGGGCTACCGCCCGCTGCTCGAGGCGGGGGTCCGCATCTTCGAGTGGAACGGCGCCATGCTCCACGCGAAGACCGCGGTCGCGGACGGGCGCTGGGCGCGGGTCGGGTCGTCGAACCTGAACCTGTCCTCGTGGCTCGCCAACTGGGAGCTGGACGTCGCCATCGACGACGACGGGTTCGCGCGCCAGCTGGAGGCGGCCTACGAGGAGGACCTCGCGCGCGCGACGGAGATCGTGCTCGACGCGCGCCGGCGCGTCCAGCCCGTGCACCCCCTCCCGAAGCGGCCGCGCCCGCCGCCGCTCGCTCGCCGCCGCCGGCGGGAGGGCTCGGCCGTCGCGGCGGCCGGGGCGCTCCGCATCGGCAACGCCGTCGGCGCCGCGCTCGGTGGGTACCGCGTGCTCGGCCGCGCGGAGGCGCGCCTCCTCGCGATCGCCGCCGCGGTGCTCCTGGCGCTGGCGGTGGTCGGCGCGGCTTGGCCGCGCGTGGTGGCGATGCCGTTCGCCGTGCTCGCCGGTTGGCTCGGGATCTCCCTCGTCGCGCGGGCCTGGCGGCTGCGGCGGCAGGGCGGCGCCGGGACCGCGGTCGAGCGCTCCGGCGAGGCGGTGGCCGAGGCGCGGCGGGAGCTCGCCGGCGAGGGGGAGCCGAAGCCGCCGCGCGCCGGGCCTGGAGCGGAGCGCGGCGCGCGGGGGTAG
- a CDS encoding HD-GYP domain-containing protein: MRLQRTLLLLVVCASAGPTALVVGLLARGHARLDAASVAVAAASFVVSTALSVLVARRVTGPLGECVRGALEIARGRFGSEVRVRAGDELGDLAYTFNHMSRELARYDGENRRLIHDLEAGYLDTLRSLASAIDAKDPYTRGHSERVAELAVEIGRELGQPRETIAALVYGGILHDIGKIGVPDAILSKRAALTPEERELVHAHPAAGAEIVAGVEFLRAAVPAIRGHHERWDGDGYPDRLRGEEIPLVARIVNAADTWDACTSNRPYQPALATGDALPLLAELRGTQIDPAVHDALLAVLGRRAAASGESSAA, from the coding sequence GTGAGGCTGCAGCGGACGCTCCTGCTCCTCGTGGTGTGCGCCAGCGCCGGCCCGACGGCGCTGGTCGTGGGGCTGCTGGCCCGCGGCCACGCGCGCCTCGACGCCGCGAGCGTCGCCGTCGCCGCCGCCTCCTTCGTGGTCTCGACGGCGCTCTCCGTCCTGGTCGCGCGGCGCGTCACGGGCCCGCTCGGCGAGTGCGTCCGCGGCGCGCTCGAGATCGCCCGCGGCCGCTTCGGCAGCGAGGTGCGCGTCCGCGCAGGCGACGAGCTCGGCGATCTCGCCTACACCTTCAACCACATGTCGCGCGAGCTCGCGCGCTACGACGGCGAGAACCGCCGCCTCATCCACGACCTCGAGGCGGGCTACCTCGACACGCTGCGGAGCCTCGCCTCGGCCATCGACGCCAAGGACCCGTACACGCGCGGCCACTCCGAGCGCGTCGCGGAGCTCGCCGTCGAGATCGGGCGCGAGCTCGGGCAGCCGAGGGAGACGATCGCCGCGCTCGTGTACGGGGGGATCCTGCACGACATCGGCAAGATCGGCGTGCCGGACGCGATCCTCTCCAAGCGCGCCGCCCTCACCCCGGAGGAGCGCGAGCTCGTCCACGCCCACCCCGCGGCCGGCGCGGAGATCGTCGCCGGCGTGGAGTTCCTGCGCGCGGCGGTCCCTGCCATCCGCGGCCACCACGAGCGCTGGGACGGCGACGGATACCCCGACCGGCTGCGCGGCGAGGAGATCCCGCTCGTCGCGCGGATCGTGAACGCCGCCGACACCTGGGACGCCTGCACCTCCAACCGCCCGTACCAGCCGGCCCTCGCGACGGGCGACGCGCTGCCCCTCCTCGCCGAGCTGCGCGGGACGCAGATCGACCCGGCGGTCCACGACGCGCTGCTCGCGGTGCTGGGCCGGCGCGCCGCGGCGAGCGGCGAGTCCTCCGCAGCCTGA
- the moaD gene encoding molybdopterin converting factor subunit 1: protein MSIHVLYFAGAREAAGTSRETLARAPATVAELRASLAEAHPALTRILPRCRIAVDQEFAPDDAPLRDGAEVAVVPPVSGGAPDAERDPRFQVVDRPLALAEVVDAVSAPGRGGIVTFTGAVRGESHGKRVLRLEYEAYGPMAARKLAEIGAEVARAHGVEVAIVHRVGVLAPGEAAVVIACAAAHRTPAFRACEACIERLKQDVPIWKREVFEDGSEWVGLGP from the coding sequence ATGTCGATCCACGTCCTCTACTTCGCCGGCGCGCGCGAGGCGGCCGGCACCTCCCGCGAGACGCTCGCGCGCGCCCCGGCGACGGTCGCGGAGCTGCGCGCCTCGCTCGCCGAAGCCCACCCCGCGCTGACCCGGATCCTGCCGCGCTGCCGCATCGCGGTCGATCAGGAGTTCGCCCCGGACGACGCGCCCCTGCGCGACGGGGCCGAGGTCGCCGTCGTGCCGCCCGTCTCCGGCGGCGCGCCGGACGCCGAGCGCGACCCGCGCTTCCAGGTGGTGGACCGGCCGCTCGCGCTCGCCGAGGTGGTGGACGCGGTGTCCGCGCCGGGCCGCGGCGGGATCGTCACCTTCACCGGCGCGGTGCGCGGCGAGTCGCACGGCAAGCGGGTCCTCCGGCTCGAGTACGAGGCCTACGGCCCGATGGCGGCGCGGAAGCTCGCCGAGATCGGCGCCGAGGTCGCCCGCGCGCACGGCGTGGAGGTGGCGATCGTCCACCGCGTGGGCGTGCTCGCGCCCGGCGAGGCGGCGGTGGTCATCGCCTGCGCCGCCGCGCACCGCACGCCGGCCTTCCGCGCCTGCGAGGCGTGCATCGAGCGGCTGAAGCAGGACGTGCCCATCTGGAAGCGCGAGGTGTTCGAGGACGGGTCGGAGTGGGTGGGACTCGGGCCGTGA
- a CDS encoding VOC family protein, with translation MIELRICIDVPDLERAVRFYTDALGLVPGRRFGAAGVELLGGPCPVDLLVKQPGTRANPGSAQVRDFARHWTPVHLDVVVPDLDAALPRALAAGATQEGEVQTHAWGRLSLLADPFGHGLCLLQMTGRGYDAIASG, from the coding sequence GTGATCGAGCTCCGCATCTGCATCGACGTGCCCGACCTGGAGCGCGCGGTGCGCTTCTACACGGACGCGCTCGGGCTCGTGCCCGGACGGCGCTTCGGGGCCGCCGGGGTCGAGCTGCTGGGCGGCCCCTGTCCCGTGGACCTCCTCGTGAAGCAGCCGGGGACGCGCGCGAACCCTGGGTCCGCGCAGGTCCGCGACTTCGCCCGCCACTGGACGCCGGTCCACCTCGACGTGGTGGTCCCCGACCTCGACGCCGCCCTCCCGCGCGCCCTCGCCGCCGGCGCGACCCAGGAGGGCGAGGTCCAGACGCACGCCTGGGGCCGCCTCTCGCTCCTCGCCGATCCCTTCGGGCACGGGCTCTGCCTGCTCCAGATGACCGGCCGAGGCTACGACGCGATCGCGAGCGGGTGA
- the amrA gene encoding AmmeMemoRadiSam system protein A produces the protein MTTLSATERAALLGIARGAILGHLGIAPAPALPSSGPLAEPRGAFVTLHVGAALRGCVGTFRPDGSLARTVASIAVSAAKEDPRFPPLRADEIADLRVAVSVLAAPHRLDDRRAVKVGTHGILVRRGWHRGALLPKVAVEQGWDAETFLSRCCLKAGLPARAWQEAETEVEVFEADEFGEGGEP, from the coding sequence ATGACCACTCTCTCCGCCACCGAGCGCGCCGCGCTCCTCGGGATCGCGCGCGGCGCGATCCTCGGCCACCTGGGGATCGCGCCGGCCCCGGCGCTCCCCTCCTCCGGCCCGCTCGCCGAGCCCCGGGGCGCCTTCGTCACCCTCCACGTGGGCGCCGCGCTGCGAGGCTGCGTCGGCACGTTCCGGCCCGACGGATCCCTCGCCCGCACCGTCGCGAGCATCGCGGTGAGCGCCGCGAAGGAGGACCCGCGCTTCCCGCCGCTCCGCGCCGACGAGATCGCCGACCTGCGCGTCGCGGTCTCGGTCCTCGCGGCGCCGCACCGCCTCGACGACCGGCGCGCCGTGAAGGTGGGGACCCACGGGATCCTCGTGCGGCGCGGGTGGCACCGGGGCGCGCTCCTGCCGAAGGTCGCCGTCGAGCAGGGCTGGGACGCGGAGACCTTCCTGTCGCGCTGCTGCCTCAAGGCCGGCCTGCCGGCGCGCGCCTGGCAGGAGGCGGAGACGGAGGTCGAGGTGTTCGAGGCCGACGAGTTCGGCGAGGGGGGAGAGCCGTGA
- a CDS encoding NUDIX hydrolase, with protein MPEHRSPSPTVDVVVLLPGDRVVLVRRKFPPPGWALPGGFVDEGETLEAAAVREAREETGLDVRLEDLLYVYSDPRRDPRRHTTSAVFLGRASGEPQGADDADEARAFTWDALPSPLAFDHAEILRDARTFLLTGARRRP; from the coding sequence ATGCCGGAGCACCGCAGCCCCTCGCCGACGGTGGACGTGGTCGTCCTCCTCCCCGGCGATCGCGTCGTCCTCGTCCGCCGCAAGTTCCCACCGCCGGGGTGGGCGCTGCCGGGCGGCTTCGTCGACGAGGGCGAGACGCTCGAGGCGGCCGCCGTCCGCGAGGCCCGCGAGGAGACCGGCCTCGACGTCCGGCTCGAGGACCTCCTCTACGTCTACTCCGACCCGCGCCGCGATCCCCGCCGCCACACCACGAGCGCGGTGTTCCTGGGGCGAGCCTCCGGCGAGCCGCAGGGCGCGGACGACGCGGACGAGGCCCGCGCCTTCACCTGGGACGCGCTCCCGTCGCCGCTCGCCTTCGATCACGCCGAGATCCTGAGGGACGCGCGGACGTTCCTCCTCACCGGAGCGCGCCGGCGCCCATGA